The following coding sequences are from one Triticum aestivum cultivar Chinese Spring chromosome 5A, IWGSC CS RefSeq v2.1, whole genome shotgun sequence window:
- the LOC123103558 gene encoding uncharacterized protein produces MMGLQDTGSGRRGSFFQYQRLECRDDGATPRPRQRRWLPSLTTGKAACSCFFHLKKLRWSRITSVLLPRKVSEPSSSKIRHASVAHAEDACPSIVFLSQWGLPVLSGPSVAGNRGKHSRGKGY; encoded by the coding sequence ATGATGGGGCTGCAGGACACGGGCAGCGGCCGGAGGGGCAGCTTCTTCCAGTACCAGCGGCTGGAATGCCGGGACGACGGGGCCACCCCGCGGCCCAGGCAGCGGCGGTGGCTGCCGTCTCTGACGACTGGTAAGGCGGCCTGCTCCTGCTTCTTCCATCTCAAGAAGCTCAGGTGGAGCAGGATCACTTCGGTCCTCCTGCCGAGGAAGGTCTCCGAGCCCTCCTCCTCCAAGATCCGCCATGCAAGCGTGGCGCACGCTGAGGATGCCTGCCCGAGCATCGTCTTCCTGTCGCAGTGGGGGCTGCCGGTGCTCTCTGGCCCGTCGGTGGCCGGTAACAGGGGCAAGCACTCCCGTGGGAAGGGCTACTGA